Proteins encoded together in one Telopea speciosissima isolate NSW1024214 ecotype Mountain lineage chromosome 6, Tspe_v1, whole genome shotgun sequence window:
- the LOC122666127 gene encoding uncharacterized protein At4g10930 isoform X1, which translates to MVELEVETNGLLEEANFEVGDDVDGAAFENERCGICMDIIIDRGVLDCCQHWFCFACIDNWATVTNICPLCQREFQLITCIPVYDTIGSRKADEDSFPRDDDWCIQGNCNTLSFPSYYIDENAVICLDGDGCKIRNGLVAVEENLNLDTSIACDSCDLWYHAYCVGFVPESSTNNSWLCPRCITDEVPPESDWISAQRQGNQFGPETSGHESSIDVGFSGKVSVSVADAGETAVVVSLVERVQWTQESSDNLFAVTEVVMDPEKETFLSNSNATSSMMETQLKETTKTKPNIGAQELSLGLSSSQDTSLTHSALVTKSYDKAIFEPNGSDGCIVPFKPSIQPCIASAPSESESSVVLHLDPSVRSLSVESEIDDATENQVARNMQQYNSAEPSSSVGRMDRHANADVVGLAGVKRKSMISMNSVEKYNCTENEDGEARAKKVTKLSSKKALPEEKPRPTTQKCQVQDSALKDFQKSSRLLAISENDKLLGDQERETETSDIMSIVRGTDRKSSEGHQCPKATDKSTRDKDNAAGLRVKKIMRRATEDKESSVQVQKLREEIREAVHNKSSKDLGKNIFDPKLLSAFRAAIAGPRTEPVQKSSPSIVRLKRSIVPKGKIRENLTKKIYGTASGRRRRAWDRDWEIEFWKHRCMRTSKPEKVETLKLVLDLLNKGSGMEQESEMDMENPILSRLYLADASVFPRKDDIKPLSVLTGVGDQKKNDECKIVEKVSIPIDNHMVQSATESTSKDSTEMSNPSFDNKGKKSCAPSLKGEATCRNVNPYDSTNRANSISLSSSSKIKSQSKKEMAGKSNDVKIDKRKWALEVLARKTARENKNENQGKQENIGVLKGNYPLLAQLPSDMRPILAPSRHNKVPTSVRQVQLYRLTEHFLKKENLPVICRTAATELAVADAVNIEREVADRSNSKLVYVNLCSQVLSQHAKNKKDSGVEESKSSPPSEDTTGTTEPTFEDTLSDPTVEDALRMAGLISDSPPNSPSCVTKNLDDNDPTETVIEEGGPESVFDMDSHPELDIYGDFEYDLDDEDYIGTGALRASKLQPEPSDLKMKVIFSTLNIEKTKNDQDSKDNGRLQTVEVPMDSSCILKCEKNGGFGISTLEVKENAPCLPPETLQDEGNEEPSLAECEELYGPDKEPLEKRFPQIASRKPDKMIGDGTSTEKIAFPENESCKPSIVARSSNVVTDSCTGRFVADQDSFGGENSPNLSSTSQNFQRKELECNDKQSGLSHSISKKVEAYIKEHIRPLCKSGVITVEQYRWAVGKTTEKVMKHHSKAKNANFIIKEGEKVKKLAEQYVEAAQQKGRMEIAPNLKTTI; encoded by the exons ATGGTGGAACTGGAAGTTGAAACCAATGGGCTACTGGAAGAAGCTAATTTTGAAGTTGGGGATGATGTT gATGGTGCTGCTTTTGAGAATGAAAGATGTGGGATTTGCATGGATATCATTATTGACAGAGGAGTTCTTGACTGCTGCCAGCATTG GTTctgttttgcatgcattgacAATTGGGCTACCGTTACAAATATCTGTCCACTTTGCCAGAGGGAATTTCAACTAATCACATGCATCCCA GTTTATGATACAATTGGAAGCCGAAAAGCTGATGAGGACTCATTTCCCAG AGATGATGATTGGTGCATTCAAGGAAATTGCAACACTCTTTCTTTTCCATCATATTACATTGATGAAAAT GCAGTAATCTGTCTGGATGGGGATGGCTGCAAGATACGAAATGGACTGGTAGCCGTTGAAGAAAATTTGAATCTTGATACATCAATTGCTTGTGATTCATGTGATTTATG GTATCATGCTTATTGTGTAGGATTTGTTCCTGAAAGTTCAACAAATAATTCGTGGTTGTGTCCAAG GTGTATAACTGATGAAGTGCCACCAGAGTCTGATTGGATTTCAGCACAAAGACAAGGGAACCAATTTGGTCCTGAAACTTCTGGTCATGAATCTTCAATTGATGTTGGTTTTTCAGGAAAAGTGTCAGTATCTGTTGCTGATGCGGGGGAGACTGCTGTCGTTGTCTCATTGGTTGAAAGAGTGCAGTGGACTCAAGAATCAAGTGACAATCTTTTTGCAGTAACAGAAGTTGTCATGGACCCAGAGAAAGAGACATTTCTATCCAATTCCAATGCCACTAGCTCCATGATGGAAACACAATTGAAGGAAACCActaaaacaaaaccaaacattGGGGCACAGGAATTATCATTAGGATTGTCCTCATCACAGGATACATCCTTGACTCATAGCGCATTGGTGACAAAAAGTTATGATAAAGCAATTTTTGAGCCAAATGGTTCTGATGGATGTATTGTTCCTTTCAAACCTTCCATTCAACCCTGCATTGCGAGTGCTCCATCTGAAAGTGAATCCAGTGTTGTTCTTCATCTTGACCCATCTGTCAGATCTTTGTCAG TTGAGAGCGAGATTGATGATGCAACAGAAAATCAAGTTGCCAGAAATATGCAGCAGTACAATTCAGCAGAACCTTCTTCATCAG TTGGCAGGATGGACCGTCATGCTAATGCGGATGTTGTTGGACTTGCGGGTGTAAAGAGAAAGTCCATGATCTCCAT GAATTCTGTTGAAAAGTACAATTGTACTGAAAACGAGGATGGAGAAGCTAGAGCTAAAAAGGTTACCAAGCTTTCTTCAAAGAAAGCCCTACCCGAGGAAAAACCTCGACCGACTACCCAGAAGTGCCAAGTTCAAGATTCTGCTCTCAAAGATTTCCAAAAAAGCTCCAGACTTCTAGCAATTTCGGAAAATGATAAGTTGCTAGGTGATCAAGAAAGGGAAACTGAAACTTCAGATATCATGAGCATAGTTAGGGGGACAGATCGGAAATCTTCTGAAGGGCATCAATGCCCAAAAGCTACTGATAAATCCACTAGAGATAAAGATAATGCTGCTGGATTGAGAGTGAAGAAGATCATGCGAAGAGCCACAGAAGACAAGGAGTCATCAGTGCAAGTTCAGAAACTGCGGGAAGAAATTAGAGAAGCAGTTCATAACAAGTCCTCAAAAGATCTTGGTAAAAATATCTTTGATCCAAAGCTTCTGTCTGCATTCAGGGCTGCAATAGCGGGACCCAGAACTGAACCAGTTCAAAAGTCGAGTCCTTCAATTGTGAGGTTGAAGAGGTCAATAGTCCCGAAAGGGAAGATACGTGAGAAtttaacaaagaaaatatatggaacagCCAGTGGAAGACGACGACGTGCATGGGACAGAGATTGGGAAATTGAGTTTTGGAAGCATCGGTGCATGAGAACTTCAAAGCCTGAGAAAGTTGAGACTCTGAAGTTGGTTCTTGACCTTTTAAATAAGGGCTCAGGGATGGAGCAAGAGTCTGAAATGGATATGGAAAACCCCATTCTTTCCAGGTTGTATTTAGCTGATGCATCTGTCTTCCCACGGAAGGATGATATCAAGCCTCTCTCAGTTCTTACAGGTGTTGGTGACCAGAAAAAGAATGATGAATGCAAAATAGTGGAAAAAGTTTCTATACCAATTGATAATCATATGGTCCAGTCTGCTACAGAGTCAACAAGTAAAGATTCAACAGAGATGAGCAATCCTTCCTTcgataataaagggaaaaagagttGTGCTCCAAGCTTAAAGGGTGAAGCTACTTGTCGGAATGTGAATCCATATGATTCCACAAACAGGGCAAACTCCATTTCTTTATCAAGTAGTtccaaaataaaatcccaatctAAGAAGGAAATGGCTGGTAAATCTAATGATGTGAAGATAGATAAAAGGAAATGGGCACTGGAAGTTCTTGCAAGAAAGACTGCTAGGGAAAACAAGAATGAAAATCAAGGGAAACAGGAGAACATTGGAGTGCTCAAAGGAAATTATCCTTTATTA GCTCAATTACCATCGGATATGAGACCAATATTGGCACCGAGTCGCCATAATAAGGTCCCTACTTCAGTTAGGCAG GTACAACTTTATCGTCTGACAGAGCattttttgaagaaagaaaatctGCCTGTCATCTGCAGAACTGCTGCAACAGAGTTGGCTGTTGCAGATGCTGTTAACATTGAAAGGGAGGTTGCTGATAGGTCAAACAGCAAACTAGTGTATGTAAATCTATGTTCTCAGGTGCTATCACAGCATGCAAAGAACAAGAAGGATAGTGGAGTTGAAGAGTCAAAATCTTCTCCTCCATCAGAAGACACTACTGGAACTACAGAACCTACATTTGAAGACACTCTGTCTGATCCCACAGTAGAAGATGCATTGAGAATGGCAGGGCTTATATCAGATTCCCCACCAAACAGTCCAAGTTGCGTGACAAAGAACCTTGATGATAATGACCCTACAGAAACGGTCATAGAGGAAGGAGGACCTGAGAGTGTGTTTGACATGGATTCTCATCCAGAATTGGATATATATGGAGATTTTGAGTACGATTTGGATGATGAAGATTATATTGGTACTGGTGCTTTGAGGGCATCCAAATTACAACCAGAACCAAGTGACTTGAAAATGAAGGTGATCTTCTCTACTCTTAATATCGAAAAGACTAAAAATGATCAAGATTCTAAAGATAATGGGAGGTTACAGACTGTTGAGGTCCCAATGGACTCCTCTTGTATTCTGAAATGTGAAAAAAATGGAGGCTTCGGAATCTCAACCTTGGAGGTCAAGGAAAATGCACCATGTCTTCCTCCTGAAACGTTgcaagatgaaggaaatgaGGAGCCTTCTTTGGCGGAATGTGAAGAATTATATGGCCCCGACAAAGAACCACTGGAAAAAAGATTTCCACAGATAGCATCAAGAAAGCCAGATAAAATGATTGGAGATGGGACCTCAACTGAGAAAATAGCTTTTCCAGAGAATGAGAGTTGCAAACCAAGTATAGTAGCTAGGTCATCCAATGTTGTAACAGATAGCTGCACAGGCAGATTTGTTGCAGATCAAGATTCTTTTGGTGGGGAAAATTCTCCGAATCTTTCTTCAAcgagtcaaaattttcaaaggaAGGAGTTGGAATGCAATGACAAGCAATCTGGCCTCAGCCATTCTATATCTAAGAAG GTAGAAGCCTACATTAAAGAGCACATCAGGCCACTGTGCAAGAGTGGTGTGATCACAGTTGAACAGTACCGATGGGCTGTAGGTAAAACTACAGAGAAGGTTATGAAACACCATTCAAAAGCAAAGAATGCAAATTTCATCATAAAAGAAGGCGAGAAAGTAAAGAAACTTGCAGAGCAATATGTTGAGGCAGCACAGCAGAAAGGAAGAATGGAAATAGCTCCTAATTTAAAGACTACTATTTAA
- the LOC122666127 gene encoding uncharacterized protein At4g10930 isoform X2 codes for MHIILLTKWWNWKLKPMGYWKKLILKLGMMLFCFACIDNWATVTNICPLCQREFQLITCIPVYDTIGSRKADEDSFPRDDDWCIQGNCNTLSFPSYYIDENAVICLDGDGCKIRNGLVAVEENLNLDTSIACDSCDLWYHAYCVGFVPESSTNNSWLCPRCITDEVPPESDWISAQRQGNQFGPETSGHESSIDVGFSGKVSVSVADAGETAVVVSLVERVQWTQESSDNLFAVTEVVMDPEKETFLSNSNATSSMMETQLKETTKTKPNIGAQELSLGLSSSQDTSLTHSALVTKSYDKAIFEPNGSDGCIVPFKPSIQPCIASAPSESESSVVLHLDPSVRSLSVESEIDDATENQVARNMQQYNSAEPSSSVGRMDRHANADVVGLAGVKRKSMISMNSVEKYNCTENEDGEARAKKVTKLSSKKALPEEKPRPTTQKCQVQDSALKDFQKSSRLLAISENDKLLGDQERETETSDIMSIVRGTDRKSSEGHQCPKATDKSTRDKDNAAGLRVKKIMRRATEDKESSVQVQKLREEIREAVHNKSSKDLGKNIFDPKLLSAFRAAIAGPRTEPVQKSSPSIVRLKRSIVPKGKIRENLTKKIYGTASGRRRRAWDRDWEIEFWKHRCMRTSKPEKVETLKLVLDLLNKGSGMEQESEMDMENPILSRLYLADASVFPRKDDIKPLSVLTGVGDQKKNDECKIVEKVSIPIDNHMVQSATESTSKDSTEMSNPSFDNKGKKSCAPSLKGEATCRNVNPYDSTNRANSISLSSSSKIKSQSKKEMAGKSNDVKIDKRKWALEVLARKTARENKNENQGKQENIGVLKGNYPLLAQLPSDMRPILAPSRHNKVPTSVRQVQLYRLTEHFLKKENLPVICRTAATELAVADAVNIEREVADRSNSKLVYVNLCSQVLSQHAKNKKDSGVEESKSSPPSEDTTGTTEPTFEDTLSDPTVEDALRMAGLISDSPPNSPSCVTKNLDDNDPTETVIEEGGPESVFDMDSHPELDIYGDFEYDLDDEDYIGTGALRASKLQPEPSDLKMKVIFSTLNIEKTKNDQDSKDNGRLQTVEVPMDSSCILKCEKNGGFGISTLEVKENAPCLPPETLQDEGNEEPSLAECEELYGPDKEPLEKRFPQIASRKPDKMIGDGTSTEKIAFPENESCKPSIVARSSNVVTDSCTGRFVADQDSFGGENSPNLSSTSQNFQRKELECNDKQSGLSHSISKKVEAYIKEHIRPLCKSGVITVEQYRWAVGKTTEKVMKHHSKAKNANFIIKEGEKVKKLAEQYVEAAQQKGRMEIAPNLKTTI; via the exons ATGCATATTATTCTTCTGACAAAATGGTGGAACTGGAAGTTGAAACCAATGGGCTACTGGAAGAAGCTAATTTTGAAGTTGGGGATGATGTT GTTctgttttgcatgcattgacAATTGGGCTACCGTTACAAATATCTGTCCACTTTGCCAGAGGGAATTTCAACTAATCACATGCATCCCA GTTTATGATACAATTGGAAGCCGAAAAGCTGATGAGGACTCATTTCCCAG AGATGATGATTGGTGCATTCAAGGAAATTGCAACACTCTTTCTTTTCCATCATATTACATTGATGAAAAT GCAGTAATCTGTCTGGATGGGGATGGCTGCAAGATACGAAATGGACTGGTAGCCGTTGAAGAAAATTTGAATCTTGATACATCAATTGCTTGTGATTCATGTGATTTATG GTATCATGCTTATTGTGTAGGATTTGTTCCTGAAAGTTCAACAAATAATTCGTGGTTGTGTCCAAG GTGTATAACTGATGAAGTGCCACCAGAGTCTGATTGGATTTCAGCACAAAGACAAGGGAACCAATTTGGTCCTGAAACTTCTGGTCATGAATCTTCAATTGATGTTGGTTTTTCAGGAAAAGTGTCAGTATCTGTTGCTGATGCGGGGGAGACTGCTGTCGTTGTCTCATTGGTTGAAAGAGTGCAGTGGACTCAAGAATCAAGTGACAATCTTTTTGCAGTAACAGAAGTTGTCATGGACCCAGAGAAAGAGACATTTCTATCCAATTCCAATGCCACTAGCTCCATGATGGAAACACAATTGAAGGAAACCActaaaacaaaaccaaacattGGGGCACAGGAATTATCATTAGGATTGTCCTCATCACAGGATACATCCTTGACTCATAGCGCATTGGTGACAAAAAGTTATGATAAAGCAATTTTTGAGCCAAATGGTTCTGATGGATGTATTGTTCCTTTCAAACCTTCCATTCAACCCTGCATTGCGAGTGCTCCATCTGAAAGTGAATCCAGTGTTGTTCTTCATCTTGACCCATCTGTCAGATCTTTGTCAG TTGAGAGCGAGATTGATGATGCAACAGAAAATCAAGTTGCCAGAAATATGCAGCAGTACAATTCAGCAGAACCTTCTTCATCAG TTGGCAGGATGGACCGTCATGCTAATGCGGATGTTGTTGGACTTGCGGGTGTAAAGAGAAAGTCCATGATCTCCAT GAATTCTGTTGAAAAGTACAATTGTACTGAAAACGAGGATGGAGAAGCTAGAGCTAAAAAGGTTACCAAGCTTTCTTCAAAGAAAGCCCTACCCGAGGAAAAACCTCGACCGACTACCCAGAAGTGCCAAGTTCAAGATTCTGCTCTCAAAGATTTCCAAAAAAGCTCCAGACTTCTAGCAATTTCGGAAAATGATAAGTTGCTAGGTGATCAAGAAAGGGAAACTGAAACTTCAGATATCATGAGCATAGTTAGGGGGACAGATCGGAAATCTTCTGAAGGGCATCAATGCCCAAAAGCTACTGATAAATCCACTAGAGATAAAGATAATGCTGCTGGATTGAGAGTGAAGAAGATCATGCGAAGAGCCACAGAAGACAAGGAGTCATCAGTGCAAGTTCAGAAACTGCGGGAAGAAATTAGAGAAGCAGTTCATAACAAGTCCTCAAAAGATCTTGGTAAAAATATCTTTGATCCAAAGCTTCTGTCTGCATTCAGGGCTGCAATAGCGGGACCCAGAACTGAACCAGTTCAAAAGTCGAGTCCTTCAATTGTGAGGTTGAAGAGGTCAATAGTCCCGAAAGGGAAGATACGTGAGAAtttaacaaagaaaatatatggaacagCCAGTGGAAGACGACGACGTGCATGGGACAGAGATTGGGAAATTGAGTTTTGGAAGCATCGGTGCATGAGAACTTCAAAGCCTGAGAAAGTTGAGACTCTGAAGTTGGTTCTTGACCTTTTAAATAAGGGCTCAGGGATGGAGCAAGAGTCTGAAATGGATATGGAAAACCCCATTCTTTCCAGGTTGTATTTAGCTGATGCATCTGTCTTCCCACGGAAGGATGATATCAAGCCTCTCTCAGTTCTTACAGGTGTTGGTGACCAGAAAAAGAATGATGAATGCAAAATAGTGGAAAAAGTTTCTATACCAATTGATAATCATATGGTCCAGTCTGCTACAGAGTCAACAAGTAAAGATTCAACAGAGATGAGCAATCCTTCCTTcgataataaagggaaaaagagttGTGCTCCAAGCTTAAAGGGTGAAGCTACTTGTCGGAATGTGAATCCATATGATTCCACAAACAGGGCAAACTCCATTTCTTTATCAAGTAGTtccaaaataaaatcccaatctAAGAAGGAAATGGCTGGTAAATCTAATGATGTGAAGATAGATAAAAGGAAATGGGCACTGGAAGTTCTTGCAAGAAAGACTGCTAGGGAAAACAAGAATGAAAATCAAGGGAAACAGGAGAACATTGGAGTGCTCAAAGGAAATTATCCTTTATTA GCTCAATTACCATCGGATATGAGACCAATATTGGCACCGAGTCGCCATAATAAGGTCCCTACTTCAGTTAGGCAG GTACAACTTTATCGTCTGACAGAGCattttttgaagaaagaaaatctGCCTGTCATCTGCAGAACTGCTGCAACAGAGTTGGCTGTTGCAGATGCTGTTAACATTGAAAGGGAGGTTGCTGATAGGTCAAACAGCAAACTAGTGTATGTAAATCTATGTTCTCAGGTGCTATCACAGCATGCAAAGAACAAGAAGGATAGTGGAGTTGAAGAGTCAAAATCTTCTCCTCCATCAGAAGACACTACTGGAACTACAGAACCTACATTTGAAGACACTCTGTCTGATCCCACAGTAGAAGATGCATTGAGAATGGCAGGGCTTATATCAGATTCCCCACCAAACAGTCCAAGTTGCGTGACAAAGAACCTTGATGATAATGACCCTACAGAAACGGTCATAGAGGAAGGAGGACCTGAGAGTGTGTTTGACATGGATTCTCATCCAGAATTGGATATATATGGAGATTTTGAGTACGATTTGGATGATGAAGATTATATTGGTACTGGTGCTTTGAGGGCATCCAAATTACAACCAGAACCAAGTGACTTGAAAATGAAGGTGATCTTCTCTACTCTTAATATCGAAAAGACTAAAAATGATCAAGATTCTAAAGATAATGGGAGGTTACAGACTGTTGAGGTCCCAATGGACTCCTCTTGTATTCTGAAATGTGAAAAAAATGGAGGCTTCGGAATCTCAACCTTGGAGGTCAAGGAAAATGCACCATGTCTTCCTCCTGAAACGTTgcaagatgaaggaaatgaGGAGCCTTCTTTGGCGGAATGTGAAGAATTATATGGCCCCGACAAAGAACCACTGGAAAAAAGATTTCCACAGATAGCATCAAGAAAGCCAGATAAAATGATTGGAGATGGGACCTCAACTGAGAAAATAGCTTTTCCAGAGAATGAGAGTTGCAAACCAAGTATAGTAGCTAGGTCATCCAATGTTGTAACAGATAGCTGCACAGGCAGATTTGTTGCAGATCAAGATTCTTTTGGTGGGGAAAATTCTCCGAATCTTTCTTCAAcgagtcaaaattttcaaaggaAGGAGTTGGAATGCAATGACAAGCAATCTGGCCTCAGCCATTCTATATCTAAGAAG GTAGAAGCCTACATTAAAGAGCACATCAGGCCACTGTGCAAGAGTGGTGTGATCACAGTTGAACAGTACCGATGGGCTGTAGGTAAAACTACAGAGAAGGTTATGAAACACCATTCAAAAGCAAAGAATGCAAATTTCATCATAAAAGAAGGCGAGAAAGTAAAGAAACTTGCAGAGCAATATGTTGAGGCAGCACAGCAGAAAGGAAGAATGGAAATAGCTCCTAATTTAAAGACTACTATTTAA
- the LOC122666140 gene encoding uncharacterized protein LOC122666140: MDSIPINLSPRISVYSRLCPIIVHSNNSSVSLFKVNKFKKPQSRAIFASYSTPSNLTNTPKNSCRNNGPPVNPFWVLLPLLRGIRDFAATVEKWVSCVRGIGQPERLPEGWDGEYLQCGGIGMALMSVTSTAKLRISPFVATLAANPTFVSGLLAWMIAQSTKVFLNFFVEKKWDFRILFASGGMPSSHSALCTALTTSVGLCHGVADSLFPVCLGFSLIVMYDAIGVRRHAGMQAEVLNMIVEDLFQGHPISKRKLKEFLGHTPSQVLAGALLGMLVACICCQGSLVAT; encoded by the exons ATGGACTCCATTCCCATAAATCTTTCACCTCGGATCTCTGTTTACAGTCGCCTATGCCCTATAATTGTTCATTCGAACAACAGTTCTGTATCGTTATTCAAAGTCAACAAATTTAAGAAGCCACAGAGCCGTGCGATATTTGCTTCATATAGTACGCCGTCGAATCTCACCAACACACCGAAGAACAGTTGCCGAAATAACGGCCCACCCGTTAaccctttttgggttttgctgCCTCTTCTACGGGGCATCAGAGACTTTGCTGCTACGGTGGAGAAATGGGTTTCTTGTGTGAGAGGAATTGGACAACCGGAGAGATTGCCAGAGGGATGGGATGGCGAGTACCTGCAGTGTGGAGGGATCGGGATGGCTCTTATGAGTGTTACTTCCACTGCGAAGCTTCGTATTAGCCCTTTTGTGGCGACACTAGCGGCTAACCCGACTTTCGTATCAGGTCTTCTCGCTTGGATGATAGCTCAATCGACAAAGGTGTTCTTGAATTTTTTCGTGGAGAAGAAATGGGATTTTAGGATTCTTTTTGCTTCTGGTGGGATGCCTTCGTCTCACTCGGCCTTATGTACGGCCCTTACGACTTCGGTGGGACTCTGTCATGGGGTGGCTGACTCACTCTTTCCCGTTTGTTTGGGTTTCAGTCTCATTGTCATGTATGACGCAATTGGAGTTCGTCGCCATGCTGGGATGCAAGCAGAG GTCCTTAATATGATCGTTGAGGACTTGTTTCAGGGACACCCTATCAGTAAAAGGAAGCTGAAGGAGTTTCTTGGTCACACCCCTTCGCAAGTCCTTGCTGGAGCTCTTCTAGGCATGTTGGTTGCTTGCATCTGTTGTCAGGGTAGCTTAGTTGCTACCTAG